TTATAAATGGTTTAAGTTTCTGCCGTCTTTATCGATAAGCATGTTATCTTCGCCAACAGCAACGTTTTCTTCCATAAAAAAGAAACAACCTAAATATATTTTTATGTCGAAAGAAAAGCTTTTGGCAATCTGTATAAAAACGCAGTCTCGGCAAGTCATCCAGCAAAGCCTCTCTACTAGTACTGCACATGGTAAAAGATAAGAAAAAAGAGCTGCCCAAAACGGAGCGGCTCTTTTAGCTTATTTTCGCATTTGCCATTTCCTTACCGACAGACAAGGTATGAAGCGTAATTTCAGGACGCGATCCGATTCGGGCATTCAACCCTGTTTGTCCTAAACCTTCACTAATATAAAAAGACTTGTCCTCGTAACAGTGAAGCCCTTTAATCATTTTCATTCGAGCAAGCTTACCCATCTTAACAAGATGATAAGGTTTCGGGTACAAAAATTGTCCTCCGTGAAAATGGCCGGAAAGAAGGTAGTCAAAACTGCAATGCTTCATGTCTAAAACAACATTGGGATCATGTGTTAACACTAGATTGTAACCCGATTTTACATACTGATAAGAAGATTCAAGGTCACTTCGGTTCGTACTGTAATCATCAATCCCTATAATGTTGACGGGATGTCCTTCTATATTAAGCAAACACTGCTCATTTTGCAGGGTCTTACAACCATTCTGTTCTAATATATTCTTTAAAGCAGCAAAATCATTATCTTTTAGGACATAATCATGATTTCCAAAAACGGCATACATGCCATAACGGGGGTTCAGTTTATTTAGAGCGTCCAAATATGGGACAAGCTTCGGTATCGTACGTTTTCGATCTAGAAAATCCCCAGTTATCGCAATAATATCAATTGATTCCTGTTTTAATTTTTCATAAAGCTGTTCCGGTGTGATGGAGATGTTTTCCAAGTGCATATCAGAAAGATGGAGTACAGTAACGGAGGAATCCGCAGTCTTTTCATCCTGATTTAATTCTACTTTATTGATTACCACTTGCTTTGTATTTTCATAAGCTTTATATCCAATAATAACAAGGACCATAATAATAAATAACCAAATCATTTATAGCACCTCCATTGCTTTATTATACATGAAAAAGATTGGATTTTGCCTAGTAATACTTGGTGGTATTGCCATCGTTATATTAACGAACCGGAGGGTATGATAATGATTTACCAAGCAAAGAAAGGACAAGTAAACTATGGTGAGACAATAGGCATACTTATGCTCGACAGCCACATCCCGTTTATCCCCGGCGATATGGGAAATGCCTTCACTTTTTCTTTTCCTGTTCAATATAAAAAAGTGAACGGCTTAACCGTAAAGCAAATGTATGAAGAAAAAGAAGCTGTGCTTCCAAAAGTAATCACAGCAGGAAAAGAACTTATTGCAAAGAGCGGGGTTAAAGCAATTACAGGAAACTGCGGATACTTATTACTTTTTCAGCAAGAACTGGCAAAGTCTCTGAAAGTTCCCGTATTTATGTCGAGTTTGCTGCAGCTTTCTATGCTGGAAAAAATAATAGACACTTCTAGTCAAAAAATCGGCATTATCACGGCTGAATCATATCGTTTAAACACCAACCTGCTGCAAGCTGCAGGTACAAATCCAAAAAGTGTATATATTAAGGGATTAGAAAATACATCCCATTTTGCAGAAGTTGCAATTCAGGAAACAGGCATTTTGGACACGCAACAAATAGAACAAGAAGTCGTGGATGCTGCTGCAGAAATGATGAAAGACCATCCCGAAATATCCATCCTGTTATTAGAATGCAGCCTCCTCTCCCCTTATTCCAAAGCAATACAAGAAAAAATACAGCGTCCTGTATTTGACTACGTGACGCTGATACAGTTTGTGTTTGAGTCGTTTATTAGAGAAAGAGTTTACTGATTACACATTCGATTAATGGTTTATACTCAGTATTTTTTTCCTATTTCCTTTCAAATATTGAAATACATTGATTGATTTTGATTATTTTTGAACTAATTTGATATTTTATGATTGCTATCGATCATTTATATTTTTACAATACTAATTGAAACCGTTTTCCAATTTACACTTTGATCGTTAAGGAGGGAATAGTTGTTCCAGATTAAACTTTAAATTTTTAATAAGGGGGAATAAAAATTGAAATGTAATTATAAAGGAGTTCTCGTTTCAACTGTGTCATTAATGGCTGGTTTATTCATGCATACTGCAGATGTAGGAGCTGAAGATTCTGAAGAGTCAGAAAAAAATAGTCAATTGCAAGAAGTGGATAATAATTATTACGAGGAATTGTACCGCCCTCAATTTCACTTTACTCCAGAGGAAAATTGGATGAACGATCCTAACGGTTTGGTTTATTACCAGGGAGAATACCATATGTTTTATCAATATAACCCTAAAGGTAATACATGGGGGAACATGAGCTGGGGCCATGCTGTCAGCAAGGATCTTGTTCACTGGGAGCATCTAGATGTAGCGATGGAACCCGATGAATTAGGGATGATTTTTTCTGGAAGTGCTGTAGTGGACAAACATAATACAAGCGGTCTGTTTAAAGGCGGCTCTGGGGGATTAGTCGCCATTTTCACTCATGCAGGTGATACACAGAAACAAAGTATTGCTTACAGCGAAGACAAAGGAAGAACATGGCAAAAATACGAAGGCAATCCGGTCCTTGAAAACCAAGGCATAGAAGATTTTCGTGATCCAAAGGTTTTTTGGCATGAAGATACGGAGAAATGGATAATGGCGGTCGCTGCCGATGACCGCGTTCAATTTTACTCTTCACCTGACCTCCTTGACTGGGAATTTATGAGCGAGTTTGGTGAAGGAATGGGGGCCCAAGAAGGAGTTTGGGAATGCCCTGATCTGTTCGAAATTCCTGTCGATGGAGATCCAAACAACACAAAATGGGTACTGCAGGTCGATATTAACCCAGGAGCAATTGCAGGAGGTTCTGGGGGACAATACTTTATCGGTGACTTTGATGGCGAAACCTTTACAACTGATCAAAAAGCAGAGGAAATAAATTGGGTAGATTACGGAAAAGATTTCTACGCCAGCCAATCTTGGGATAACACAAAAGAGCGGCGTATTTGGACAGCTTGGATGAGCAATTGGAATTATGCAGAAGATATTCCTACATCACCTTGGAGAAGTGCTATGACAATCCCTAGAGAAGTCGGATTGAAAACTTCTGAAAATGGTGACATTCTTCTTACGCAAAAACCTATACGGGAAATGAAAAAAGTTAGAAACAAGAAACATCATTTAAAAAGTCAAAACATTGATTCAGATCATCTCCCCGTTTCAGAAGTACAAGGACAGACCCAGGAAATTATCGCTGAGTTTGAAATAGGTTCAGCAGAAGAGTTCGGTTTTCATATTCGAAAAGGAGAGGAAGAATATACGAAAGTAGGATATGATACAGAAAACCAAGAATTATTTGTAGATCGAACAAAGTCTGGTGACACCGACTTTAATGACGATTTTCCTGGCATCTACGCAGCACCATTAGCTTCAGAAGAAAACAAAATTAAAATGCATATATTTGTAGATCGTTCCTCTGTAGAAGTTTTTGGAAATGATGGAGAAAGAGTTCTGACAAACCAAATCTTTCCTAAACCTGAAAGCAATGAGCTAGAGATCTATGCTGAAGACGGTGATGTAAACGTAACTTCTTTAGATGTATTTGAATTAGACAGCACGTGGAAAAATAAGATAAATCAGTAAGAGCTGAAAAGATTTTATTTGGGGGCTTTCCCATAAGTAACTTTAAAGGGGGCCCTCTCCAGTATTTGATACTTTAATTGTTCATCCCTGCAAAGTATTCCGATTTCAATATGCAATAAAAAACAATTCATTATAAAAAAGGCACTTACTGTATCTTTTTAATACCTTGCATTGAAAACCTTCACTTAAAAAGAAATTTAAATAACCTTGTTCATATTGGATATATTTCCCATTATCGTTTTTATGCATAAATCTATTACTGATCGGAGTGTTTTCAAAAAAACATGGCTCCATCACAACTATCCTGCCGCCATTCGGATTTAGAGCTTTTCCAAATTCTTTAACATAAGAGGATACCTTCTTTGGAGGAATATGATGCAGAACAGCAACAATCATAATAATATCAAAAGATTGTTCTATAACAGAAAGGGGTCCATTAATAACGTCAAAACGATAATTCGGATAGTTGCGTTTTGCCAATTCGATTCTTTTTTTATTTAGATCTACTCCCAGGTAGCCAGAAGGTTCGCATATTACGGAATTAGCTCCCGTTCCAGTTCCAAAATCCAAAACAGATTTGTTAGAAAAATGAACATGCTCTGTCAGTACATTATGTACATATTTTTTTGTAATCCACTTAGGTCGAATCAACCAATGATAAAGATGGGGAGTTAGTTCCATAAAAAACGTTCTCCTTTTAGTGTTCTAACTTGTACTTAAACGTCGTATATAACATTTGCTTGTTCTTCTTGTATAATTCCCCGCATATTTCTCTTTATTCCTAGGTAAAAAAACGTTTTATACCTGTTCCAGCCTTTAAGCACTATCTCTTTAGATTTCATTCATTTTTATATTTGTTGATGTGAATGGAGGTTTACGGTATTCCAATTCATTCCAATGCTTTTTATCCGGACAAGCCATTGTCTTAGCAAGGGACGGCTGATAAAGTGAAAGTGAGATTAAATATGTCAATGGATTGTAAGTAAGGAGTGCTATATATTGTTGCAAAATGAGGTTAAAAAAGAACTGGTTGAACTAGGAAGAGCAATGTATGATTCAAGAAGCAAAATAGCAGCAAACATCCAAAAACCTTTGAAAGAATACGGCCGCGAGCAAACAATTAGAGAAGAGACGGTCCTCGACTTTCAAGAAAATTTTATTGTTATTATCTCTGAAGCATTTACGGTAAACCAAGAAGAAATGAGTCAAAAAATAGCTCAATGGGCGGAAGAAACTTCTAATTATGCTATGCAGATAGGAGTTACGCTTGACCAGCCGATAGAAACGGTCAAGGATTACCGCTCAGCCATATGGAATTTTATTCAACAAGAGACCAAAGAACAAGGATTTTCCATAGACACGGTATTTGAAACTCAAAAAATAGTAGACCCTATGATTGATAAGACCGTCTCTTTGTTGTGTCAAAAGTATGTTTCCCATCATCAGGAAGAACTTAAGTTAGCACAAGACACCTTTTTAGAACTTTCTGCTCCTGTTGTCCCTATTACTGAAACGGTTGCGGTTCTTCCTATTATTGGTAAAATAGATACAAAAAGAGGCTACAAATTAATGGATACAGCGTTGCAGCAATCAGACATGTATAATCTTGACTATCTTTTGCTTGACCTTTCAGGTGTGTCCACTGTGGATACCCCCTCCATTAACAAAATTCATGAAACGGTTCAATCTCTCCATCTGCTAGGAGTCAAAGCTATCATATGCGGCGTAAGGCCAGACTTATCCCAAACGATGTGTTCTTTAGATATTGGGTTCGATAATATCGAAGTTCACGGCAACCTTCGAAAATCGCTCTCTACATTAGGGATTTTCCAATAAATACTTCTTAATTGCGCGCCGCTTCTATGCCAGGAGGGCGAAAAGCATTCTTTCTGATCATTTAACCATCTCTTACATACTATCCCCAACTGATTTCTGGTTAAGTTTGCAATCAATAGAAACTATCTTTTGCTTCTTGGAATGGTATATTAACAGGCACAGCAGCAGGTACTATGGCAGGTGCAGCAGTTATTTCTGTTATTATTTCATTAGCAGAATACTTCTTTCATTTTTATATTCCTAAGAAAAATATCGGTGCAAACAATGAATTAAACACTTCCACCTCTCATTAATAACAGAGGAGCTGCCCCAAACGAAGCAGCTCCTTTTCATGTTGATGTGAACCTTCCTCTTATATTCTTTTACCCTGTTTCCGCATAGAAAGGATAAAGTAAAACAATTACGAATAAAATGTTAAAACATGATCAATTTCCATATATTAACACTTTCCTTACACAGTTTAAACTGTGGCTTTATATTCCCTTCATAGTTTTTCGCTAGAGTGAAGGTAAATAAACAAAGGGAGAGTGACAAATGAAAAAGTATTTATCAAGCATTTTAACGGCCGCTTTGTTCTTTACAGTATTTCTTCCAGGGGGAATGGCATTGGCTGACGGAGAGATATCAACCAAGACAAAAAAGCAAACCCTCAATATTGCGCATCGAGGTGCCTCTGGTTATGCCCCTGAAAATACATTAGCAGCCTTTGAAAAAGCAGTGGACATGAAAGCCGAAATGATTGAACTGGATGTACAAATGAGCAAAGACGGAGAGCTTGTTGTTATCCACGATACGACAGTAGACAGAACGACAGATGGCACAGGTGCTGTTAAAGATTTAACATATGAAGAAATAGCAGAACTGGATGCAGGAAGCTTCTTCAGTGAGGAATTTGTCGGTGAAAAAATACCTACACTTGGCGAAGTGCTTGACCAATTTAGAGGAAGAACTGGTATTCTTATTGAAATAAAATCACCTTATCTATACCCGGAAATCGAACAGAAAGTAGCTGATGAGCTAATTTCTCGTAATATGGATAAACCAAATAACAATAAAATTATTGTTCAATCTTTTGATCATCAGTCCATGAAAACATTCCAGTCGATTCTCCCCTCTGTGCCAGTCGGTGTACTATTAAGCTACAGCCCGGATGGCATCTCTGATGCACAGCTTGCTGATTTCGCTCGTTATGCTGAGTATGTCAATCCTAATAAGGATATGATGGACGCTGATCTGCTTGAACGTATTCATGAGTTTGGCATGAAATCACATCCATGGACGGTTAGAGACCAAGAATCCGCAGATTTCCTATTGGAATTAGAAGTAGACGGTATCATTACGGATTACCCTGATTATGTGGACCCCCATAAATAATATTTCTCATATTTAATTGGAGCAGAAGGTTCCCCCGCCTTCTGCTCCTTCTTATATCATTACATTTTTGCTTTTGCAATTTTTCTTTCAATCCTTGGCAGGACTTCCTCTTTCATTAGCCGCATTGATTTTTTCCATACTTCGGGGTTATCGCTGTAATCATACCCGGTGATAAGCAAATGCCCAAGCCCGCCTACTTTTTCATAGAGATTGGCTAACCTATTCGCAACTGTCTTCGGTGACCCCACAAACCAGTTATATTTTGCTACATATTCCGTAGTGACTTCCTCATCGTCCACAGCTTCTTCTTGTTTAAATACAGAAATAGCACCAATTTTTTAAAGAGAGGAAGCCAATATTCACGATGCTGCCTGCCCATCATAGAATACAGGGAACCTTCAAGCGCTTCTTCATCTGTATCTGCTGCAAACACATCCCGGGTAATTCTCCAGATATCCCGCTGTGGATTTTTGCCGCTTCTTTTAGCTCCTTCTTCCACAGAATCCCAATGACTTGTAATATAATCGAGGTTCGCTCCCAGGCTCATTGGAACTTTTTTCTCCAGCCATTTTCAGTGTTTCTGATCCTGGACTAAGTCCGGTTACGCCAATAGGCGGGTATGGTTTCTGATATGGCTCAATATGCGGCCTTAAATATTCATCACCCTCTATTTTATTCGCATTCCAATACGTTCCTTTATATTGAAAAGGCTCTTTTTCCTTCCAAAACTTCAATATAATTTCTAATGCTTCTGCTGTCATTGTTCTATTTGCGCCATTGGCTTCGTCTACACCATATGTTTCATGATCACTAGGAAGACCCCCTGCCCCAATGCCAAGCATTAAGCGACCTAGTGATAAATGATCAAGAAACGCCGTACGATGAGCTAATTCTACTGGATAATGGTAAGGCAGGCTGTTAAACTATCATCCCGGTCTACTACTCGTTTCTTTCTAGAAAGTTTCTAACCTTCCAGAAAAGCTATTGTGAAAACGCTCACTTAAAAAGGTCCAAAACGAGATTCTTTTAACAAGAAAAAGGTGATGGTTTTGTGAAACTAGGACTGTTCTTAATGCCGACACATCCTCCGGAAAAAAGTCTTTACGACACGACCGAATGGGACTTAGAGATGATTCAATATGCATATGAGTTAG
This DNA window, taken from Alteribacillus bidgolensis, encodes the following:
- a CDS encoding LLM class flavin-dependent oxidoreductase, whose amino-acid sequence is MPYHYPVELAHRTAFLDHLSLGRLMLGIGAGGLPSDHETYGVDEANGANRTMTAEALEIILKFWKEKEPFQYKGTYWNANKIEGDEYLRPHIEPYQKPYPPIGVTGLSPGSETLKMAGEKSSNEPGSEPRLYYKSLGFCGRRS
- a CDS encoding metallophosphoesterase, which produces MIWLFIIMVLVIIGYKAYENTKQVVINKVELNQDEKTADSSVTVLHLSDMHLENISITPEQLYEKLKQESIDIIAITGDFLDRKRTIPKLVPYLDALNKLNPRYGMYAVFGNHDYVLKDNDFAALKNILEQNGCKTLQNEQCLLNIEGHPVNIIGIDDYSTNRSDLESSYQYVKSGYNLVLTHDPNVVLDMKHCSFDYLLSGHFHGGQFLYPKPYHLVKMGKLARMKMIKGLHCYEDKSFYISEGLGQTGLNARIGSRPEITLHTLSVGKEMANAKIS
- a CDS encoding aspartate/glutamate racemase family protein; the encoded protein is MIYQAKKGQVNYGETIGILMLDSHIPFIPGDMGNAFTFSFPVQYKKVNGLTVKQMYEEKEAVLPKVITAGKELIAKSGVKAITGNCGYLLLFQQELAKSLKVPVFMSSLLQLSMLEKIIDTSSQKIGIITAESYRLNTNLLQAAGTNPKSVYIKGLENTSHFAEVAIQETGILDTQQIEQEVVDAAAEMMKDHPEISILLLECSLLSPYSKAIQEKIQRPVFDYVTLIQFVFESFIRERVY
- a CDS encoding glycerophosphodiester phosphodiesterase; this encodes MKKYLSSILTAALFFTVFLPGGMALADGEISTKTKKQTLNIAHRGASGYAPENTLAAFEKAVDMKAEMIELDVQMSKDGELVVIHDTTVDRTTDGTGAVKDLTYEEIAELDAGSFFSEEFVGEKIPTLGEVLDQFRGRTGILIEIKSPYLYPEIEQKVADELISRNMDKPNNNKIIVQSFDHQSMKTFQSILPSVPVGVLLSYSPDGISDAQLADFARYAEYVNPNKDMMDADLLERIHEFGMKSHPWTVRDQESADFLLELEVDGIITDYPDYVDPHK
- a CDS encoding STAS domain-containing protein; this translates as MLQNEVKKELVELGRAMYDSRSKIAANIQKPLKEYGREQTIREETVLDFQENFIVIISEAFTVNQEEMSQKIAQWAEETSNYAMQIGVTLDQPIETVKDYRSAIWNFIQQETKEQGFSIDTVFETQKIVDPMIDKTVSLLCQKYVSHHQEELKLAQDTFLELSAPVVPITETVAVLPIIGKIDTKRGYKLMDTALQQSDMYNLDYLLLDLSGVSTVDTPSINKIHETVQSLHLLGVKAIICGVRPDLSQTMCSLDIGFDNIEVHGNLRKSLSTLGIFQ
- a CDS encoding glycoside hydrolase family 32 protein gives rise to the protein MKCNYKGVLVSTVSLMAGLFMHTADVGAEDSEESEKNSQLQEVDNNYYEELYRPQFHFTPEENWMNDPNGLVYYQGEYHMFYQYNPKGNTWGNMSWGHAVSKDLVHWEHLDVAMEPDELGMIFSGSAVVDKHNTSGLFKGGSGGLVAIFTHAGDTQKQSIAYSEDKGRTWQKYEGNPVLENQGIEDFRDPKVFWHEDTEKWIMAVAADDRVQFYSSPDLLDWEFMSEFGEGMGAQEGVWECPDLFEIPVDGDPNNTKWVLQVDINPGAIAGGSGGQYFIGDFDGETFTTDQKAEEINWVDYGKDFYASQSWDNTKERRIWTAWMSNWNYAEDIPTSPWRSAMTIPREVGLKTSENGDILLTQKPIREMKKVRNKKHHLKSQNIDSDHLPVSEVQGQTQEIIAEFEIGSAEEFGFHIRKGEEEYTKVGYDTENQELFVDRTKSGDTDFNDDFPGIYAAPLASEENKIKMHIFVDRSSVEVFGNDGERVLTNQIFPKPESNELEIYAEDGDVNVTSLDVFELDSTWKNKINQ
- a CDS encoding class I SAM-dependent methyltransferase, which produces MELTPHLYHWLIRPKWITKKYVHNVLTEHVHFSNKSVLDFGTGTGANSVICEPSGYLGVDLNKKRIELAKRNYPNYRFDVINGPLSVIEQSFDIIMIVAVLHHIPPKKVSSYVKEFGKALNPNGGRIVVMEPCFFENTPISNRFMHKNDNGKYIQYEQGYLNFFLSEGFQCKVLKRYSKCLFYNELFFIAY